The Athene noctua chromosome 11, bAthNoc1.hap1.1, whole genome shotgun sequence genome has a segment encoding these proteins:
- the HPRT1 gene encoding hypoxanthine-guanine phosphoribosyltransferase isoform X1, with translation MATPSPCIVIGDDEQGYDLDLFCIPKHYADDLEKVYIPHGLIMDRTERLAREIMKGMGGHHIVALCVLKGGYKFFADLLDYIKALNRNSDKSIPMTVDFIRLKSYCNDQSTGDIKVIGGDDLSTLTGKNVLIVEDIIDTGKTMKTLLSLLKQYNPKMVKVASLLVKRTPRSVGYRPDFVGFEVPDKFVVGYALDYNEYFRDLNHICVISETGKQKYKA, from the exons ATGgcgacccccagcccctgcaTCGTG ATTGGCGATGATGAACAAGGTTACGACCTGGACTTGTTCTGCATACCTAAACATTATGCAGATGATTTGGAAAAAGTCTATATTCCTCATGGGCTCATCATGGACAG GACGGAGAGACTGGCACGAGAAATTATGAAGGGCATGGGAGGACATCACATTGTAGCACTCTGTGTACTCAAGGGTGGCTATAAATTTTTTGCTGATTTATTAGACTACATCAAAGCACTGAACAGAAACAGTGACAAGTCAATCCCCATGACTGTCGACTTCATTAGGTTGAAGAGTTATTGT AATGATCAGTCAACTGGAGATATAAAAGTCATTGGTGGAGATGACCTCTCAACCTTGACTGGAAAG AATGTTTTGATCGTAGAA GATATAATTGATACTGGTAAAACAATGAAAACATTGCTGTCTCTACTTAAGCAGTACAATCCAAAGATGGTGAAAGTAGCCAG TTTGTTGGTAAAAAGAACTCCTCGAAGTGTGGGATATCGGCCAGACT TTGTTGGATTTGAAGTGCCAGACAAATTTGTTGTGGGATACGCCCTAGATTACAATGAATACTTTAGAGATTTGAAC catATCTGTGTGATCAGCGAGACGGGGAAGCAGAAGTACAAAGCGTGA
- the HPRT1 gene encoding hypoxanthine-guanine phosphoribosyltransferase isoform X2: MDRTERLAREIMKGMGGHHIVALCVLKGGYKFFADLLDYIKALNRNSDKSIPMTVDFIRLKSYCNDQSTGDIKVIGGDDLSTLTGKNVLIVEDIIDTGKTMKTLLSLLKQYNPKMVKVASLLVKRTPRSVGYRPDFVGFEVPDKFVVGYALDYNEYFRDLNHICVISETGKQKYKA, from the exons ATGGACAG GACGGAGAGACTGGCACGAGAAATTATGAAGGGCATGGGAGGACATCACATTGTAGCACTCTGTGTACTCAAGGGTGGCTATAAATTTTTTGCTGATTTATTAGACTACATCAAAGCACTGAACAGAAACAGTGACAAGTCAATCCCCATGACTGTCGACTTCATTAGGTTGAAGAGTTATTGT AATGATCAGTCAACTGGAGATATAAAAGTCATTGGTGGAGATGACCTCTCAACCTTGACTGGAAAG AATGTTTTGATCGTAGAA GATATAATTGATACTGGTAAAACAATGAAAACATTGCTGTCTCTACTTAAGCAGTACAATCCAAAGATGGTGAAAGTAGCCAG TTTGTTGGTAAAAAGAACTCCTCGAAGTGTGGGATATCGGCCAGACT TTGTTGGATTTGAAGTGCCAGACAAATTTGTTGTGGGATACGCCCTAGATTACAATGAATACTTTAGAGATTTGAAC catATCTGTGTGATCAGCGAGACGGGGAAGCAGAAGTACAAAGCGTGA